acacaggcagagggagaagcaggctccatgcaccgggagcctgacgtgggattcgatcccgggtctccaggatcacgccctgggccaaaggcaggcgctaaaccgctgcgccacccagggatccctcagcctTTTTCTATCCTTAATGTTTTAGATGTTCTTGTAACGCCTTTGATTGATGTGGTAGATACCCTCCAAAACTGCCCCCAAAGATTCCCACCTCTTAGTCACTAACACCACCCACATTGTTCCAGGATTGACCTCTGTCATCAATAGACTATGGCAGAAGTGATGTTATGTCACTTCCAAGATTTGGTTATAAAAGACCCCACAGCTCCCACCTTGgttgctttctctcctttgtagttacaccctcctcccctgctaTCTCGGGTCCTTGCAACTGGTAATCTGTTCTCCACCTTTGGTCTTCGTTCTCAATTTCCAGAATGTTATGTAAGTGGATTCATACAGTATGTATCCTTTTGAGACGATCTTTcctgtcactcagcataatgccgttttttaaaaaagattttatttttaaataatctctacacccagtgtggggcttgagctcacaaccctcaCATCAAGAGTCAcaactccaccaactgagccagccaagtgccccttgGCCTAACACCTTTAAGATCCATCCAAGTAGTGTGTGTCAGTAGCTAagtcctttttattgctgagtagtatcccAAGGTGTGGGTGTACCACAGTCTGTTGATGACTGTTGACAAGCATTttgttgtttccacttttttgctattacaaagcTGTTATGGTCATCCTTGAAAGAcataattttcattcttctggaaAAATGCTCAAGTgtacaattgctgagttgtatAGTAActgtatgtttagtttttttaagaaactgcaaaatTTCTTTCCAGAGTAACTGTATCATATTACATTCCAAgcagcaatgtatgagtgatccCGTTCCTGCACATTCTTACCAGCACCTGATGTTGCCATCATGGTTCTTATATAGTTGTTCTAATAGATGGTTAGTGACACCTCATCGTGGTCTTAATTTATGTTTTCCTAATGGTTAGTATTGTTGAATATCTTCATGGGCTCATTTACTATACATATATGTTCTTTGGTGAGATatgtcttcatgtcttttgtctgttttctaaTGGATCGTTTGGTTTTTTACTCTGTGTCTTGAGAGTTTTAGATAGCAGTCTTTTGTTGGATATGTAGTTGACAAATATTATCTCCCACTGGGTAGCTTGTTGTTTTATCCTCTAAACAAGATCTTTCACAAAACTTTTTCAATTTCAATGAAgttaatttgtccttttttttttttttcttttatggatcatgcttttagTGTCACAACTCAGAACCCttcaccccagcccctggtacCTCAGattctcttttgtgttttcctccacaagttttatattttatatattgttgttttgtttggctcTTTCCACACCATAAAAACTTTATGTACTATGGCCATGTagcctctttttatttatttattttttaaaagatttatttagggcagcccaggtggctcaacagtttagctccaccttcagcccagggcctgatcttggagactcgggatcgagtcccacgtcagacttcctgcatggagcctgcttctccctctgcctgtgtctctgcctccctctccctctctctctctctctctctctctgtctcatgaataaataaaacctttttaaaaagatttatttatttattcatgagagacacagactgagagagagaggcagagacacgacctgagctgaaggcaagtgcccaactgctgggccacccaggcatcccatatttacTATGGCCATGTAGCCTCTTAAACCATATCCAGAGTATAATTATGTTTGTAAAACATAATTATAATCTGTGacccactttgagttaattttttaaaagactttttaaagactttatttatttgagagagagagtgagaaagaaagcacaagcatggggaggggccgagtgagagagagaagcagactccctgcccagcagggagcccaatcccaggaccctgggatcatgacctgagctgaaggcagaagcttaaccaactgagccacccaggtgcccctgaattaatttttgtataagatgtGAAGCTTGGCTTAAAGTTTTTCCCTCCctcacctgccccagccccaagGATACTTAATttgtaccatttgttgaaaaaactattctcacttcattgaattgcttttgcagtTTGAAAGGCCTATTTTTCTTCGGCTCTGAAAGATCAGGGGAATTCTAGTCTGCTCCTCAGAGGGTTTGGGCTTAGCATTCCTCCCCATTCAGGACTGAAATCTGGCCATTGTCTTGATGGGGAGACCAATTACGAGTTTGGGCAGGCTCTTTGCTTCATAAGGGTCTTTCCTCTTTAGCACCATAAGACTAGGGGggattctttttgtcttttagctTTCATTTCAGTGTCTCAGTCTTCCCACACCCTAACCCGGAATTTAGCAACTATTCCATGGGGGAAAACAGGTCATGCATTTGGGAGGCTCATCCAATTTCCAATCAATTACACCAGCCCCTGATGGCCACCCAAAACTCACCACCAATggattccctctgcctgggctaAACTAATCAGCCTGCATCCAGAATCAAAAATTTTCTCCAGGGAAGATGATGGACTCATCAGCTCACACATGAAAGGCTCTTTCTTCTCTGGAATTTTAGTTCATCTATTTGTTTCTACATTCTCCACACAGCTGCCAGAGGGATGGCTTAAATATGTAATCATATCATGTCATTCCACTGCTTAAGTGTACTTAGTGGATTCCTATTGCACATAAAATCCAGTCTAAGTTTCTACCCATAGGCGAAAGGTCCTTGgtaatcttttcccttttttgctcACCTTGATCCAGGCACACCGATTTCCTTGCTATTCCTTAAACAGGtcacatcctttcttcttttttttttttttttcttttaccaggGGAAAGCGCGAACGCAGTCCCCCACTACCACAAATTATGCAGTCGAGTTTCCCACATTTGGGGAAATCGCAGGGGTCAGCACATCCGAAGTGCAATGGATAAGCCTCGCCCTGGGAAAACCACCTTtgtgatcatggtatctcccctgccaggtaagtattAGGTCACATCCTTTCATTTAAACACTTCtactcttaaattaaaaaattttaaataaaaaaataaaaataaacacctctACTCTTACTATCCTTTAGCCTGGAAcattcttatttctgtttctcacCCTTTAAGTCATAACTCAATGataccttcttatttttttaagatttaaaaaaaaattaagtaatctttacactcagaacctgagatcaagagtcaaatgctctaccgactaagccagttTACCTCTAGACTAGAGCTGTGGTTCTCTATCACAGCATCCTTGCTTTTTCCCTTATTGTACATACTGTACACTCTCTTCAGACTACTTgcttactttttttactttttacaacTAGAGCATAGGCTCTGTGAGCCCAGGGACCCTGTCTGTCTTGTGCACTGCTACGTTCCCAGCATCCAGAGCGGCTCCAGGCACATGAGGGTCTTGTAAATATTTACCACATGGAAAAATGAAGCTGCTTGAGTCAGCACTTGAACTCAGACTTTGACCCCAAAACTTGAGCCCTTTCTCCTACATTCTGCTCCCAGGGCAGAGTTGGTATTGGTGAGAAGCAAACTGGTTGAGGGTAGAGCTGGCATCTGCAGTGACTCTGGGAGTACTATCCAGCAagtcctttcctctctcctggccTTAGTTTATCCATTTGTTCTTGGCTATGATGCTCTGAGCCTCAGGGACCTTGCCAGTGAGAGGAACAGAAACATAACCTTCTCTGTCCAGCAGGTGGAGCAGCTggctttcctaatttttttccctcGGAGCCGGCCACTGTCTATCTCCCCGGAGTTTCTCCTCCTGAGTGATCCCTGGTGCCTCCTTATCAAAATGCAGTCTACTCtcatccatcaccaccaccaaaaccCACCAGTGaggtgcttctttttttttctcatatattttaatttttaaaaatttaatttatttggtcttactttctaagtttttttttcctttttgatggcCACCAGGGAGGTTTTTGATGAGACTTCCGCATGTGTCTCGAGGTTATTTTTACTTAAGATTTAAAGCTGAGAGTTACAACTCTTTGTCTTCTGGGGAACTCAGGAAACGAATTTTTGTGGTAGAAAATTGGTGACTTTCTATTCAAATCCTTGGGCTGATCTTCAGGGATAGTCCTCTCAATCAAATATTTCTGGGGTGCCTGCTATATGCTCAGCCCTGTGCATGGTGCCAGCAGAGCAGTGGGGCTAAGACAGAATCCTCCTGGGCCTTACGGTTCAGCTCTTCTATCCAAGTTGAAGGACAGATTTATAGGAAGGCAGAGGATCGATGCAAAGTGGAAAAGGGGTGACAGTTCCCTAGAATGTCTTCCTTCCTATGGGACCCTCTCAAGGGCATGGCCCTGGAGCTGGAGGATTTGGAATGAGAGGAAGTTTAGGAGATTCTCagtgtcatgatctcagctccTGGAGTCCAGTCCAGTCCAATATTTCACTGGAGGGAGGTTGgagtttccttcctctccttgagaaagaaatttctttgagATTTGGTGGTCACCAGTGCCTTCTAACTCACTTTAATAACTTaagtctggggatgcctgggaggctcagtaattgagtgtctgcctttggctcagggtgtgatccccgggtcctgggatcaagtcccacatcgggctccctgtgaggagcctgcttttccctctgcctatgtctctgtctctcctctctctgtatgtctcatgaataaataataaaatcttttttaaaaaaataacttaagtcTGGTCTGTGCTCTTCGGTTTATAAAGACCCAATTGAAGTCTAGCATCATCTTTGAGAGATTAATATCTTTGTCCCATTTTAACctgtgaagaaactgaggcttgggtcTCACTTAGCAAATAATTTTTGGAGGTAGGATTTGAATCCACGTCTTTCTGCTTCTTAACTTtcatcctcccacctccacccactaAACCCTGTGGCCATTGGGCCCTCAAGCTTGGAAGAAAACTGCATTTTTGAAAACCTTGTCTCCTAACTCAGGTATATTCTGCTCAGAAATTGGGGGTCTGCTCTAGCTTGTAGACCTGGAAGAGAAGATGGCCCTGCCTCAGCCCAAGCCTGACCTTCTTAGGTAATCTGGAATGGGACAATTTGAGATAGTTATTCACCAGCTTTGGGGAAGAAAGGGACAGCCCAGAACTCAGATGCCAATGATGTAGGTAGGTTGCCCACCTATGCCTCTCACCAACCTTGGGGCAAATCACTTTTTACCTGAGATCCTTCTTAGTTCCTTCATCAGTGAAATGGTGCTAATATTGCCTGTCTAGAGGCTCTGTTATAGTGAACAAGGGACGTTTGTCCACTGATAACCCCATGCAGAGATAACGCAGATGGTTATCACTTCCAATGAGAAGATGCAGGGCCCCAAAGGGAAATTCCTTTCCTGAAGAACCAGGCTGAAGACAGACTCATGTTCTAAAACTTCAAACCCACATCCAGGAAAATGCCAAGTCGAATTCCTTGCCCATCCCCAGGCCCTTCTGCCCTCTCCTGCATTGTGAGTACTGCAAGCCTGGAGCAGGAAGGAGATTCCAATaccctcaaatatttttatgccaGAGCATCTTGAAGGCAAGAGGCAGCATCTGTTTTGGCTCCAGACTCTCCGGCTTCTAGCACAGAGTGGGCCCACCATGCACATTTGTGTTGAGTGCAGGAATGAATGAGTATGTGAGTGAATGAAGAAACTCCAGGGCTCCAGACTTTGTCTCCTGACTCGCAGGCTCCCATCTGGGCCTCCCAACCTTCTCAGATCCCCCCATTCTTCTCTTTTCACAGCAGTGCACAACACCAGTGGTACCAAAAAGGCAAACTGGACTTTATTATAAAGTTGGCTACAAAGTCACCGCAGCACCACGAAGTGGCCACCTGGGCAGGCCCAGGCAGTCTGGCAGCCGGGTGAGTCCCGCACCAGGTACACGCACTCGTGCAAGCACACGTGTGACAGCGGCAGGTCTGCCTTCCTCCATCGGAAAGGAACGTAGCGTCTCttcgcgccccccaccccaggcgcGGGGCGCAAAAGTCACAAGAAGGGCCGCCAGGGCGGCAGAGTCCATCGGAATTGAAATCCCGTTACTGGTGTGTAGAGAATTCTACGTGGGTGTCAAGAGCCCCTTAGGGCACAGGCTGGCCCAGGTGGgctctgcctttcccccaccAAGGCCCAGGGGTGGCTTGGCCCCCAGGAGTGGAGAACTGGCCCAGGCCCATGGGGGTAGTGCGGGGGGTGGGGAAGTGAGACTCCCCCATTCTCCGCTTGAAATCCCATTCAAGGAAACTCACTACGAGTGAATACAGATTGAAATGGAAACTGGGATTGCTTGAagtctctaaattttaaaaagaagctcccctcccttgccctcccacctcccccccgCCAAATCCTGCAGGGCTTGGGGAATCAGATATATCCCCCTTTGGCCCCCAGAATCCCCCCAACAGTCCCGGGGGGGTGGAGAGCGGCTCCACGTCTTGATGACAATATGCCATACTTGACGACGTTAAGTCACAGACTTATTCAAAACGTTGGTTCCCCTCCACTTCcatctgcagagagagagagaaagagagagagagagagagagagagagagaagacagtcAGTAAGGAAAGATAGGTTGAGGACATGGCACACTGTTGGCACATAGTATGGGCTTCAAATCTGTTGGTCCAATGACTGAGTGATCAGCAAGATTAGGGAGCAATTTAGGTAGATGGAGTGAAATTATGACTATAGTTTTGGATAAGATAAAGCCATGAGCAAGAAGCCTCCAATGGGCCAGGGGCTgagtttcactttctttctttcccaaactcCTAAAAAACTCttgctctgttttttctttaggGTGCAAGAATACTGAGATAGAGCTCTAATGCCTCTTCCAACAATTTgttgtgtgactttaggcaagtttcTTTAACTCTGGGactttgattttcttcatttatgaaatggGTGGTGATGGCTGATCTAGGTCCCTCATAGGGTTAAGAAGCACAAACCATCATCCAAGGATTCTCTTGTACTTTATGCCACATCCCTGAGCCTGCCTTCTAGGCCTGCTTGTCCATAACATCTATGctaagttgttgttgttgttgtttttcttttttactagtTCTTATCCTCACTGCTACCCTGGGCAGCAGGTGTTGTTAACTCATTAATAAAATTAAGGTACAGAAAGGGGAATTTACTCATCTAATCCCACAGCATCTTGTTGTCAGGACAGGGACTTAAGTTCCTGAACATTTTGGCTGGACTCACCTTCATGGAAGCTGTCTTGAACTTGGCTCTGGAGTTGATGCAACTCATCAGTAAACCCATCATAGGGGAATGCTGAGACACCTGTCTCAAAGGCGGTTTCATATGTGGCCAGGTCCTCCAGGAAGCTGTGGTCTTCTGGGGACAGGTTGTTGCAAGGCGATGAGGCCCCTCCTGGGACCGCTGCCTCAGGATCCCCTGAACTCCATTCCCCATTGGGGTCTGGAGTAGAGAGATCCATGAAGATGTCTTCCACGGGCGTCTCTTCCAGGAATATGTTATCAGGATCAGCCAGGAAATCCAGCTCCTGGCATTTCCAGGGTTTCAGGTCCAGGCTGAGCACAGGGGGACCAGCCCCTGGCAGGGACAGGTTGGAGTCCAGGGGCTCCAGACCTCCAAGTGGCTCCAGCCCGCCCATACCAGCCTCAGCTGAGAAGGGCCTGTCCATGCCCTGTGCCAACTGGCTGATCTGCTGGATGAGGCGGTCTATTTCATTCTGTTCCTTCTCAGAGTAGTGGAAGAAACTCTGCTTGACTGGAGAGGCCTCAGGTGTAAGCAGGCCTTCGGGCACCAGAGGGACATCCACAGAGAGGGGGCCCCGCAGCTGGGCTAGGGCCAGGAGCGTGCAGTCCCCATTACCAGGGCTGCTAGGACTTGGGGGCAACTTCTCATAGAGAAAACTGCATCCCTCCTGGGTGAAGTAAGTCTTGGTGGGATTGGGACTCAGTTGCTCTGGGAAAGTTTGGCTGGGGCTGTTGAGGTGTGCTTGGAATGCTGTGCTGGGAGGAGTCAGTTGCTCATGGGCAGGGCTGCCCAGAGCCTCTGGGAAGGTGGCAGTGCTTGGAAGCAGCTGGTCTGGGAAGGTAGAAGTGCAGGGAGTCAATTGATCTTCATAGCTTCTGGCTGAGGTTTCGGTCAGCTGGCCTTGAAGTGGGCTAGTCAGTGGATCTGGGAAGGTTGCACTGCTGGGCGTCAGTTGATCAGAAAAGGTTGCGGTGCTTGGAGTCAGCTGTTCTTGGAGAGAGCTGGATGGAGTGGACAAGTGGGTCTGGAAGGGCTCATGGAGGCTAAAGAGGAAGGCACAGCCTCCTGGCTGGTGGGGTGTGTAGGGTGGGGTGCACACAAGATCCTTGCTCAGCTCTGCTTGAAGAGAAGGCTCAGAGCCAGATGGGAATGCCAGGTAACTAAATCCAAGCTCTTTTTGAGACTGGGGTAG
The Canis lupus familiaris isolate Mischka breed German Shepherd chromosome 18, alternate assembly UU_Cfam_GSD_1.0, whole genome shotgun sequence genome window above contains:
- the NPAS4 gene encoding neuronal PAS domain-containing protein 4 isoform X2, yielding MLIHLGPTGQETLFSQLSVPHWSQDLALALALARPHSSWPCSRAVMLRTWPYWTSLRVAESGDIQAEMVVRLQAKPGGWAWIYCLLYSEGPEGPITANNYPISDTEAWSLRQQLNSENTQAAYVLGTPTMLPSFPENILSQEHCSSPNPLFTPALGATRSTNFPSAPELGAASTSEELPQSQKELGFSYLAFPSGSEPSLQAELSKDLVCTPPYTPHQPGGCAFLFSLHEPFQTHLSTPSSSLQEQLTPSTATFSDQLTPSSATFPDPLTSPLQGQLTETSARSYEDQLTPCTSTFPDQLLPSTATFPEALGSPAHEQLTPPSTAFQAHLNSPSQTFPEQLSPNPTKTYFTQEGCSFLYEKLPPSPSSPGNGDCTLLALAQLRGPLSVDVPLVPEGLLTPEASPVKQSFFHYSEKEQNEIDRLIQQISQLAQGMDRPFSAEAGMGGLEPLGGLEPLDSNLSLPGAGPPVLSLDLKPWKCQELDFLADPDNIFLEETPVEDIFMDLSTPDPNGEWSSGDPEAAVPGGASSPCNNLSPEDHSFLEDLATYETAFETGVSAFPYDGFTDELHQLQSQVQDSFHEDGSGGEPTF
- the NPAS4 gene encoding neuronal PAS domain-containing protein 4 isoform X1 translates to MYRSTKGASKARRDQINAEIRNLKELLPLAEADKVRLSYLHIMSLACIYTRKGVFFAGGTPLAGPTGLLSSQELEDIVAALPGFLLVFTAEGKLLYLSESVSEHLGHSMVDLVAQGDSIYDIIDPADHLTVRQQLTLPSALDTDRLFRCRFNTSKSLRRQSAGNKLVLIRGRFHAHPPGAYWAGNPVFTAFCAPLEPRPRPGPGPGPASLFLAMFQSRHAKDLALLDISESVLIYLGFERSELLCKSWYGLLHPEDLAHASAQHYRLLAESGDIQAEMVVRLQAKPGGWAWIYCLLYSEGPEGPITANNYPISDTEAWSLRQQLNSENTQAAYVLGTPTMLPSFPENILSQEHCSSPNPLFTPALGATRSTNFPSAPELGAASTSEELPQSQKELGFSYLAFPSGSEPSLQAELSKDLVCTPPYTPHQPGGCAFLFSLHEPFQTHLSTPSSSLQEQLTPSTATFSDQLTPSSATFPDPLTSPLQGQLTETSARSYEDQLTPCTSTFPDQLLPSTATFPEALGSPAHEQLTPPSTAFQAHLNSPSQTFPEQLSPNPTKTYFTQEGCSFLYEKLPPSPSSPGNGDCTLLALAQLRGPLSVDVPLVPEGLLTPEASPVKQSFFHYSEKEQNEIDRLIQQISQLAQGMDRPFSAEAGMGGLEPLGGLEPLDSNLSLPGAGPPVLSLDLKPWKCQELDFLADPDNIFLEETPVEDIFMDLSTPDPNGEWSSGDPEAAVPGGASSPCNNLSPEDHSFLEDLATYETAFETGVSAFPYDGFTDELHQLQSQVQDSFHEDGSGGEPTF